One genomic region from Pseudanabaena sp. FACHB-2040 encodes:
- a CDS encoding NUDIX domain-containing protein, giving the protein MSYCYAYPRAGLTVDCAVFGLNGQDGLKVLLIQRQLPPFEQQWALPGGFVRPEESLEAAALRELAEETGVRHLFLEQLYTFGRVDRDPRDRIITVAYYALVNLHDHAVQAATDARAARWFAVEDLPPLAFDHCEIAQVALTRLRNKIRYEPIGFELLPGKFTLTQLQQLYEVILAAPLDKRNFRKKILNMELLIPLPEKQTGVAHRAAQLYQFDPQRYCQLKEKGFNFEL; this is encoded by the coding sequence ATGTCTTACTGCTATGCCTATCCTCGGGCCGGTTTAACTGTAGACTGCGCTGTGTTTGGCCTCAATGGTCAGGATGGGCTGAAGGTCTTGCTGATCCAGCGTCAGCTGCCGCCGTTTGAGCAGCAGTGGGCTTTGCCGGGCGGCTTTGTGCGGCCTGAGGAGTCGCTAGAGGCGGCGGCGCTGCGAGAGTTGGCAGAAGAAACTGGCGTGCGGCATTTATTTCTAGAGCAGCTTTACACCTTTGGCCGAGTCGATCGAGATCCGCGCGATCGCATCATCACTGTGGCCTACTATGCCCTGGTCAACCTCCATGATCATGCTGTGCAGGCAGCGACTGATGCCCGTGCTGCCCGCTGGTTTGCCGTGGAGGACCTGCCGCCCTTGGCCTTTGACCACTGCGAGATCGCCCAGGTCGCTTTGACTCGGCTGAGAAACAAAATTCGCTACGAGCCGATTGGCTTTGAGCTGCTGCCCGGAAAATTTACCCTGACCCAGCTGCAGCAGCTCTACGAGGTAATCTTGGCCGCACCCCTAGACAAGCGCAATTTCCGCAAGAAAATCCTCAATATGGAGCTGCTCATTCCCCTGCCCGAAAAGCAGACTGGGGTGGCTCACCGAGCGGCTCAGCTCTACCAATTTGACCCTCAGCGGTACTGCCAGCTCAAAGAAAAAGGCTTTAATTTTGAGCTTTGA
- a CDS encoding isochorismatase translates to MTTPPPLPLPTFFKPDRVGEVWRVPYEERAQQAKAWAKEYQITPASQDAPQICLLAIDVQNTFCIPGFELFVGGRSGLGAVEDNTRLCQFIYRNLGLITEIAPTLDTHTVLQIFHAEFWVNAAGENPPPMTLIHADDVIQGKWQVNPAIAHSINGDYSSLQEYALHYTRQLDERGKYPLTIWPYHSMLGGIGHALVSAFEEACFFHNLARNSQTRFEVKGGNPLTENYSVLSPEVLEDGRGDAIAQKNSPLIEKLLTFDAVIIAGQAKSHCVAWTVEDLLSEILVKDPQLAQKVYLLEDCTSPVVVPGVVDFTDSANDTFARFAQAGMHLVQSSTPLADWPNLAL, encoded by the coding sequence ATGACCACTCCACCTCCCCTGCCGTTGCCCACTTTCTTTAAGCCTGATCGGGTTGGTGAGGTCTGGCGCGTGCCCTACGAGGAGCGGGCACAGCAGGCCAAAGCCTGGGCCAAAGAATACCAAATCACCCCTGCCAGTCAGGATGCGCCTCAGATCTGCCTGCTGGCCATTGATGTACAAAACACCTTCTGCATCCCCGGCTTTGAATTGTTTGTTGGCGGGCGCTCTGGCCTGGGTGCAGTAGAAGACAATACCCGGCTGTGCCAGTTTATTTACCGCAATTTGGGCCTGATCACCGAAATTGCCCCGACCCTCGACACCCACACCGTCCTACAAATCTTCCACGCCGAGTTTTGGGTCAATGCAGCCGGGGAAAACCCGCCGCCCATGACCCTGATCCACGCCGACGACGTGATCCAGGGCAAGTGGCAGGTCAATCCAGCGATCGCTCACAGCATTAATGGCGACTACAGTTCCCTACAGGAATACGCGCTGCACTATACCCGCCAGCTCGACGAGCGGGGTAAATATCCGCTCACCATCTGGCCCTACCACTCCATGCTGGGCGGCATCGGCCATGCGCTAGTATCTGCCTTCGAAGAGGCCTGCTTTTTTCACAACCTAGCTCGCAACAGCCAAACCCGCTTTGAGGTCAAAGGCGGCAACCCCCTCACCGAAAACTACTCGGTGCTAAGCCCGGAGGTGCTAGAAGATGGACGAGGAGATGCGATCGCACAAAAAAACAGCCCCCTGATCGAAAAGCTCCTCACCTTCGATGCAGTAATCATCGCTGGACAGGCCAAGAGTCACTGCGTCGCTTGGACTGTCGAAGATCTACTCAGCGAAATTCTGGTTAAAGATCCTCAACTTGCTCAAAAGGTCTACTTGCTTGAGGACTGCACCTCTCCTGTCGTTGTCCCTGGTGTGGTTGACTTTACCGACTCAGCTAACGATACCTTTGCCCGCTTCGCCCAAGCCGGTATGCATTTGGTACAGTCTTCTACACCGCTGGCTGACTGGCCCAATTTGGCCCTCTGA
- a CDS encoding zinc-dependent metalloprotease family protein yields MPRPADLKPLLIAAGAFTLVGCTTTASPGSRPIRFVTVQPIQVCDDFGLICADLATFAESTSKIWAQADIEVSFLPPNRLLGSRFLTIDSREEFAELSFAGGSGAYGRNPSSTRTSGPINMWFVDEILQGAFEVFGLAWVDANGVLISDSILGFNNGRGRIDTVAHEIGHNLGLTHSSLGGGSANNLMTDGRDRAVPTTLNDINPDGARLSRLTDDQVGRARSSRLVSGSPGPTPIVVPIDPFPIILPLLEDSDFDAVPVALATPLSPIAEAFAAPVKAPADFEDEMLLATQFVPEPTAQSVPEPLGLSWLGGGMLAWLFWRRQR; encoded by the coding sequence ATGCCTAGACCTGCCGACCTCAAGCCGCTGCTGATCGCTGCTGGGGCTTTTACTCTGGTCGGATGTACTACCACCGCCAGCCCCGGCTCTCGCCCCATCCGATTTGTCACCGTGCAGCCAATTCAGGTGTGCGATGACTTTGGCCTGATTTGCGCTGATTTAGCCACTTTTGCTGAGTCCACCTCTAAAATTTGGGCTCAGGCCGATATTGAAGTCAGCTTTCTGCCGCCCAATCGGTTGCTGGGCTCGCGGTTCTTGACTATCGACTCTCGCGAGGAATTTGCTGAACTGTCGTTTGCTGGAGGGTCGGGAGCCTATGGCCGCAATCCCTCTTCAACCCGCACCTCTGGCCCTATCAACATGTGGTTTGTCGATGAGATTTTGCAGGGGGCATTTGAGGTTTTCGGCCTAGCGTGGGTGGATGCCAACGGGGTTTTGATCAGCGACAGTATTTTGGGCTTCAATAATGGGCGGGGCCGGATCGATACGGTTGCCCACGAAATTGGCCACAACCTGGGCCTGACCCACTCCAGCCTAGGCGGGGGCAGTGCCAACAATCTCATGACTGATGGCAGAGATCGAGCCGTTCCCACGACCCTCAATGACATCAATCCTGATGGGGCTAGACTGTCGCGGCTGACCGATGATCAGGTTGGTCGAGCCCGCAGCAGCCGACTGGTTTCAGGCAGCCCAGGCCCAACGCCTATAGTGGTGCCGATTGATCCCTTTCCCATCATCTTGCCGCTCCTGGAAGATAGCGACTTTGATGCTGTGCCTGTGGCGCTGGCTACCCCCTTGTCTCCCATTGCTGAAGCGTTTGCCGCACCGGTCAAAGCCCCTGCGGACTTTGAGGATGAAATGCTGCTAGCGACGCAGTTTGTGCCAGAGCCGACAGCCCAATCAGTCCCTGAGCCGCTAGGGCTATCCTGGTTAGGCGGCGGTATGCTGGCGTGGTTATTTTGGCGGAGGCAGCGATGA
- a CDS encoding MHYT domain-containing protein, translating into MLNHYDLRLVALSFLLSVLAAYAALDFAGQVATAKGRSRTFWLAGGAIAFSTGVWSMHFIGMLAFELPVPVQYDLVMVVLSALPPVLAAGLALCLVSRPVLGLRHVVLGSVLMGLSIAAMHYLGMAAMRLPLMARYNLSTVAASVVIAIAVSFVALWITFCLRQASTLIGSLQKVSSALLIGLAVSSMHYTGMTAVHFGPAPLPAAIFPSLDIDMMALPSLMAMDLGFLDNLISAVAGIVIGIALLISLEAKVLHQATLLAQLQQEVAHRQRVEDGVKKTLRELRAAQAALVQTEKMSSLGRLVAGISHEVNNPLGVITGNLAYLQGFARDLLELAVLCQQHGAALPAPVQAHLDELDLDFVIQDTPRLLGSMEHGASRIRDIVTALRNFSRLDEAELKPVRLTEGLEDALQLLRHRLAATVGRPEIMILRQYTDMPKVECYAGQLNQVFVKLLENAIDALDARTFQTNQIWEDTVPTVTLTTHWNTEQVCIGITDNGIGIAEAVKDLVFDPFFTTKPVGEGTGMGLAIAHQIVTQTHGGTLSVVSNQAGGTTFEICLPLHQSAIPRMPAFI; encoded by the coding sequence ATGTTAAATCACTACGATTTGCGGCTAGTTGCGCTTTCCTTTTTGCTATCTGTTTTGGCCGCCTATGCAGCTCTTGATTTTGCAGGGCAGGTGGCTACGGCTAAGGGCCGGAGCCGCACCTTTTGGCTAGCAGGGGGTGCGATCGCATTCAGCACAGGCGTCTGGAGCATGCACTTTATCGGCATGCTGGCGTTTGAGCTGCCGGTGCCGGTGCAGTATGACCTTGTGATGGTGGTGCTCTCAGCCTTGCCGCCTGTGCTAGCGGCGGGTTTGGCGCTGTGTCTGGTAAGCCGCCCTGTTCTGGGGCTGCGCCATGTGGTGCTGGGCAGTGTGTTGATGGGGCTCTCGATTGCAGCTATGCACTATCTGGGAATGGCCGCCATGCGGCTGCCCCTGATGGCCCGGTATAACCTTTCTACCGTCGCGGCCTCTGTGGTGATTGCGATCGCAGTTTCCTTTGTCGCCCTCTGGATAACCTTTTGCCTGCGTCAAGCGAGCACCCTCATCGGCAGCCTGCAAAAAGTCAGCAGCGCTCTGCTGATAGGGTTAGCTGTCTCCTCCATGCACTACACGGGCATGACGGCAGTCCACTTTGGGCCAGCCCCGCTGCCAGCCGCCATCTTTCCCAGCCTAGACATCGATATGATGGCGCTGCCGAGTCTGATGGCGATGGATTTGGGCTTTCTCGATAACTTGATTAGCGCCGTGGCCGGCATTGTGATTGGCATTGCCCTGCTAATCTCTCTAGAAGCTAAAGTGCTCCACCAGGCCACCCTGCTAGCGCAGCTACAGCAGGAAGTGGCCCATCGTCAGCGAGTAGAAGACGGCGTAAAAAAGACCCTGAGAGAGTTGCGGGCTGCTCAGGCCGCTTTGGTACAAACTGAGAAAATGTCTAGCCTTGGGCGGCTAGTTGCAGGCATTTCTCATGAGGTCAACAATCCCCTGGGCGTGATTACCGGCAACTTGGCCTACCTGCAGGGCTTTGCCCGGGATCTGCTGGAACTGGCAGTGTTGTGTCAGCAACACGGTGCCGCTCTACCGGCTCCGGTGCAGGCTCATCTAGACGAATTGGACTTGGACTTTGTCATTCAGGACACTCCCAGGTTGCTGGGATCTATGGAACACGGAGCCAGCCGGATTCGGGATATTGTTACCGCCCTGCGCAACTTCTCGCGGCTAGATGAAGCCGAACTCAAGCCCGTCCGGCTAACTGAGGGTCTAGAAGACGCACTGCAGCTCTTGCGGCACCGGCTAGCGGCTACCGTAGGACGGCCGGAAATCATGATTTTGCGCCAGTACACGGACATGCCCAAGGTGGAGTGCTACGCGGGCCAGCTCAATCAAGTCTTTGTCAAGCTGCTAGAGAATGCCATCGACGCGCTCGATGCCCGCACATTTCAAACCAACCAGATCTGGGAGGATACTGTACCGACAGTAACGCTAACCACCCATTGGAATACTGAGCAGGTCTGCATTGGCATTACAGACAACGGAATCGGCATTGCTGAAGCAGTCAAGGATTTAGTCTTTGATCCCTTCTTTACCACTAAGCCAGTCGGAGAGGGCACGGGCATGGGGCTGGCCATTGCCCACCAGATTGTCACTCAGACCCACGGTGGCACTCTGTCCGTAGTTTCGAATCAAGCTGGTGGCACGACCTTTGAGATTTGTCTGCCCCTGCATCAGAGCGCCATCCCCAGAATGCCAGCTTTCATCTGA